Within Topomyia yanbarensis strain Yona2022 chromosome 2, ASM3024719v1, whole genome shotgun sequence, the genomic segment GTAAATGGACGCAATAACCATTGCATCCGGTCTGTCACTGTGAACCAAGTTGGCATCATCTGCGACGGTTTctgcatatggcttgtgaaaATTTAAATAGTTATGTAATATGATATGTATTTTTTTGAGTAGCAAGaatgttttttaatttattgtatTTTGGGTAACGCAGAAacatctatcttctatcttctatatatataaaagtcaatgtttgcattaatatgatttatggactcccaaacggcctaaccgattgccgtaaaaatttatacatagtagccatttgttatggagccagtgttgccacaattaaatctgtaccgggagttgaaaaatcatttctatctgtactcttctatagaaaaatctgtaccggattctgtacccaaacaatgACAAGgttgcttgaatttttttttcttaaagatATTTTTTATTCGGGGAAATCAGTGGCAGCGAGAAGTTGAGATGGGGCTGGTAATATCAATAGGATGCGATAAATCTGCTTGCAGGAATTCAATTGAAGCATCTCAGAGTAAATGTATGCACTCCGAAAAGattcgctcggctttcacttagACATCAACCCTTTGATTTGATGGAACCAGGTTTCTCGCCTCTCGCATTCTAAagtcatgtaaaaaaatctgtaccaatctgtacttttttacaaaaatctgtaatctgtaccgtatAGAATCTGTAGCAAAAATACTTcgaaaatctgtacctttctagataaatctgtacttgtggcatcactgtaTTGAGCGTGTttatgtgctattggttggggattatctgctatcctcctatttcgttgaaagtctcagcaacgcgcgatgggtattagctagttcatTATAATACTTACCTTCATTGACATACAAGTTGACGCATCAAGTGGTGAAGGGAGAATTGCTGCCAGTAGAGGTTGTGAGCCAATAGTGTTTACAACTAAATCGATCCACCGAGGAACAGGGCACTGCTTCATTGATAACCGTTTAGTTATGGTTATAAAGACTATCAGGAAGGTTGTCATAATTATAGAATCGCGGAAGTAATTCACTGTGAAGAATGAGATTgttaataaaaatgttttttgtttcttaatTTTAGttgtttctttaaaaaaaatctaacttaCACAGCAAAGGagtttgttcaccatttttcggTAACCGCCAAGACAACTGCTGTATAAAAGAAAAGTGCGCGTGGAGAATGACCAGAAGAATCATATAGCGCATGCTACTATTGATCGGTAGCCACAACGGTAGCAAATTACACGTCAGCATTGCTGAAAgtattaattttaaatgtaaCAAATACTACATACATAGAAACAGATTGATGCAAAAACTCACATATAGCTGGCACTACGATTGCAATTGCGTAAAATGAAGAAATTCTCTCCACTAAAAACGACACCCGAATTAGAGGaaattttttaccgtgtagtTGGCTCCTTATCTCGGTCAACTCGCTGGAGATGGAAAGCATCCGCCAGTATTTGTTGAACTTTTCGAGATCCGTGATTACCGCAGTGTCGAAGCTAGCTATCGACACGTCCGTATCGATGTGGTTCCACCTTCCCAGGAGCAATGTACAGGTCAATATTCCGTACGGCCATCGCTGCGCATTGTCAATGCAAGTAGCTGGGAAAGTGCAGTGGGGAATACAAGACACCATTCCATCGCTGCGTACAATGCAACTAGTACCGGTGCATGTAACACTAAGGTCATCGAATCTGGATAAAGGCCAAAATAAATAACCTATGAAAAAGCTTTGCATACCACATAGTGGGcataggcggctccagcaaGCTGGCAAAggacaaaatatttcaaatagacgattttgaaaatataatatTGAATATAACATTTAGAAGCGTCGAATTTTGGAAACTCATTTCTTAACACGGTTCATATTTAGGGATTGGCAAATCGTGTATCAAACACCATCCTTGAATGAAATCACTATTTTACATAATTCGTTTTTTCGATACGGCACATTGCGCTGTTCTAACGGAGCCAATGGTcttttaaatatttacaaaatgtaactaaaaataaaaccaaATGTTATTGAGTATTCGTCGGATGTCGTACACACTACTTTCTATAGCTTCTTTCGCGGCGTTGAAACACTTGTCTGGTCGCCTTCTTCatcttgagtttaatttactttgCTCTAATCATTATCGTAGAGATGGGCAATGCGCTCGCGAAAGGCTCAGGAGAACTGATTCTTCAAATAGAATGAGTGAACGGGAGTTGCTTTTCAAAGCACAGTAATACTTACTCAATTCGCTGTGTCTTGAGTTATTAACAAGTACAAAGAAACTCTCACTATTACCAGCCATTCTCGCCAACTTCGCTTGAAGGTCATTCGGAAAATCAAACTGGATCCCAATACC encodes:
- the LOC131682205 gene encoding 5-hydroxytryptamine receptor 3A-like: MLCLLFCGIYGQSTKQKIKDMIFQNYNSSVPPESAQQHPVKLALEFLIKSFVVEDGYYASNYETLKTKGLFQMTWTDERLKWNPSEFSSERSVILDKSELWHPSFGLDTTFDDLSVTCTGTSCIVRSDGMVSCIPHCTFPATCIDNAQRWPYGILTCTLLLGRWNHIDTDVSIASFDTAVITDLEKFNKYWRMLSISSELTEIRSQLHGKKFPLIRVSFLVERISSFYAIAIVVPAISMLTCNLLPLWLPINSSMRYMILLVILHAHFSFIQQLSWRLPKNGEQTPLLLNYFRDSIIMTTFLIVFITITKRLSMKQCPVPRWIDLVVNTIGSQPLLAAILPSPLDASTCMSMKPYAETVADDANLVHSDRPDAMVIASIYQWQRIALILERICFITTTVVYAVMLFCFIPLGNERPEHVVAPVQQIWKQ